In Bacillus sp. SM2101, a single genomic region encodes these proteins:
- the yugI gene encoding S1 domain-containing post-transcriptional regulator GSP13: MSEKFAIGSVVVGKVTGVQPYGAFVALDENTQGLVHISEITHGYVKDINDHVKVGDEVNVKVLSIDEGAGKIGLSIRATQEAPAETEKPKKPKKRQIQMPVTEMDEQQGFNTLKEKLEEWIEQSKREDLIKK; this comes from the coding sequence ATGTCTGAAAAATTTGCAATTGGAAGTGTTGTTGTAGGTAAAGTTACAGGTGTTCAACCTTATGGAGCGTTTGTTGCCTTAGATGAAAATACACAAGGGTTAGTTCATATCTCTGAAATTACTCACGGATATGTCAAAGATATTAATGACCATGTGAAGGTTGGAGACGAAGTTAATGTTAAAGTTCTATCCATTGATGAGGGAGCAGGTAAAATAGGGTTATCTATCCGTGCGACGCAAGAGGCACCTGCTGAAACTGAAAAACCTAAAAAACCTAAAAAACGTCAAATACAAATGCCAGTAACGGAAATGGATGAACAACAAGGCTTTAATACTTTAAAAGAGAAACTTGAAGAATGGATTGAACAGTCTAAGCGAGAAGATTTAATAAAAAAATAA